One window of the Fuerstiella sp. genome contains the following:
- a CDS encoding thymidine phosphorylase produces MLPVQIIAEKRDGCELSDDVIAAFVRGYSEGQIPDYQMAAFSMAVFHKGMTSSETAALTEAMLASGQRLQWANDGIPRVDKHSTGGIGDKVSLPLVPLLAACGVEVPMVSGRGLGPTGGTLDKLESIPGFRTDLSSDEIRTIVKQTGCVITGASAELAPVDRRLYALRDVTATVPSIPLITASIMSKKLAESPDALVMDVKFGSGAFMKQYDQALSLARSLVQTGQRMNVETTALLTDMNQPLGRLCGNSVEVEESLDVLQGRGPKDVRELTLELAAELLVTAGVCGCNRDAKQLTMRKLDDGSAMERFEMLVSAQGGDLGIRRPTAPAAEVTSEQSGTVSAINGQSLGWSIIAMGGGRQQLSDQIDHSVGIEMLVRVGDTVTSGQPLIRMFTRNPDRFRADLRRSITLSDCAGPLELIADRITGDAT; encoded by the coding sequence GTGCTGCCTGTTCAAATTATCGCTGAGAAACGAGACGGTTGTGAACTCAGCGATGATGTGATTGCTGCTTTTGTTCGCGGGTATTCAGAGGGTCAGATTCCTGACTATCAGATGGCCGCATTTTCCATGGCCGTGTTTCATAAAGGGATGACGTCGTCAGAGACGGCTGCGTTAACCGAGGCCATGCTGGCGTCCGGACAACGCCTGCAGTGGGCTAATGACGGGATCCCGCGTGTTGACAAGCATTCCACAGGAGGAATCGGAGATAAGGTGTCACTGCCGCTGGTGCCTCTGCTCGCGGCCTGCGGCGTCGAAGTTCCAATGGTGTCGGGACGTGGACTGGGACCAACAGGAGGAACTCTGGATAAACTTGAGTCGATTCCCGGGTTTCGAACGGATCTTTCGTCGGATGAAATCCGGACAATTGTGAAGCAGACCGGATGCGTGATTACAGGAGCCTCTGCTGAACTGGCTCCCGTCGATCGTCGGCTGTATGCACTTCGGGATGTGACTGCGACCGTGCCGTCAATTCCGCTGATTACGGCCAGTATCATGAGTAAGAAACTGGCCGAATCTCCGGATGCACTTGTCATGGATGTCAAGTTTGGTTCCGGTGCGTTCATGAAACAATACGACCAGGCGCTGAGTCTGGCGAGATCACTCGTGCAAACCGGTCAGCGCATGAATGTTGAGACCACGGCGCTGCTCACTGATATGAATCAACCTCTGGGCCGTTTGTGTGGCAACTCGGTCGAAGTTGAAGAATCGCTGGATGTTCTTCAGGGTCGTGGCCCGAAGGATGTTCGCGAACTTACTCTGGAACTGGCTGCGGAATTACTGGTCACGGCCGGCGTTTGCGGATGTAACCGGGATGCCAAACAGCTGACAATGCGGAAACTCGACGACGGATCGGCGATGGAACGATTTGAGATGCTGGTGTCAGCACAGGGTGGAGATCTGGGAATCAGGCGGCCGACCGCACCTGCTGCGGAAGTTACTTCTGAACAGTCCGGAACGGTGTCTGCGATTAACGGGCAGTCTCTCGGCTGGTCCATCATTGCGATGGGTGGCGGAAGACAACAACTGTCCGATCAGATCGATCACTCAGTCGGGATCGAAATGCTGGTAAGAGTCGGCGATACCGTCACTTCGGGGCAGCCACTGATACGGATGTTCACACGAAATCCGGACCGGTTTCGAGCTGATCTGCGTCGAAGCATTACCCTCTCAGATTGCGCCGGTCCGCTGGAACTGATTGCCGATCGGATTACGGGAGACGCAACATGA
- the asnS gene encoding asparagine--tRNA ligase, producing the protein MVNTRIANILKHILPDAAITVRGWVRTRRDSKKGFSFIELNDGSSLANLQIIVDATIPDYDESIRRVTTGASVAIEGVVHESPGKGQRIEVHATTLKIIGDADPASYPLQKKGHSFEFLREIAHLRPRTNAIGAVSRVRNCLSASIHNFFQSRDFLYINTPIITTSDCEGAGEMFQVTTLDLPRLAQLQTSIDWNQDFFGKSAALTVSGQLEAEIFATSVGECYTFGPTFRAENSNTTRHLAEFWMVEPEMPFYDLSDNMDLAETFIRTIIGDVLEQCPEDMEFFNRRIDKTVLETLENIRSSAFIRLSYTEAVDLLLSAKKSFDYPVKWGSDLQSEHERFLAEDHFRQPVILYDYPRKIKPFYMRCNDDGTTVRAMDVLVPRVGEIIGGSQREERLDILVGRIEECGMNPDDYWWYTDLRRYGTVPHSGFGLGLERAVQLVTGMTNIRDVIPLPRTPGHAEF; encoded by the coding sequence ATGGTCAACACGCGAATTGCTAACATCCTCAAACATATTTTGCCGGATGCCGCCATTACGGTCAGGGGATGGGTTCGTACTCGGCGCGACTCAAAGAAAGGGTTCTCATTCATCGAACTCAACGACGGCAGCTCACTGGCGAATCTGCAGATTATCGTTGATGCTACAATTCCAGACTATGATGAATCTATTCGGAGGGTCACCACGGGTGCGAGTGTGGCAATTGAGGGTGTGGTTCACGAATCTCCTGGAAAAGGTCAGCGCATTGAAGTTCACGCAACAACCCTGAAGATCATTGGAGACGCCGACCCTGCGTCATATCCGCTGCAAAAGAAAGGACACAGCTTCGAATTCCTCCGGGAAATTGCTCACCTGCGCCCTCGCACAAATGCGATCGGTGCGGTTAGTCGTGTTCGCAACTGCCTGAGTGCATCCATTCACAATTTTTTCCAGTCACGAGACTTCCTGTATATCAATACTCCGATTATCACGACCAGTGACTGCGAAGGTGCGGGAGAGATGTTTCAGGTTACCACTCTGGATCTGCCTCGACTTGCGCAACTGCAAACCAGCATTGACTGGAATCAGGACTTCTTTGGCAAGTCGGCGGCTCTGACGGTGAGCGGCCAGCTGGAAGCCGAGATTTTTGCTACTTCCGTTGGGGAATGTTACACGTTCGGCCCGACATTCCGTGCAGAAAACAGTAACACCACACGGCACCTCGCAGAGTTCTGGATGGTCGAACCGGAAATGCCGTTTTATGATCTCAGCGATAACATGGACCTGGCGGAAACCTTCATCAGGACGATTATCGGTGATGTACTGGAACAATGCCCCGAAGATATGGAATTTTTTAACCGGCGAATCGACAAAACTGTCCTTGAGACACTCGAAAATATTCGGAGCAGTGCGTTCATTCGCCTGTCGTATACGGAAGCTGTGGATCTTTTGTTGTCAGCCAAAAAATCATTTGATTATCCGGTGAAATGGGGAAGCGACCTGCAAAGTGAACACGAGCGGTTCCTGGCGGAGGATCACTTCAGGCAGCCCGTGATCCTTTATGATTATCCGCGGAAAATTAAACCATTCTATATGCGATGTAATGACGATGGTACGACTGTCCGTGCAATGGACGTACTGGTGCCGCGCGTCGGAGAAATCATCGGTGGCAGTCAGCGGGAAGAACGTTTGGACATCCTGGTTGGTCGCATTGAAGAATGCGGAATGAATCCCGATGATTACTGGTGGTACACCGATCTGCGTCGTTACGGCACTGTGCCGCACAGTGGTTTCGGTCTTGGGCTGGAACGCGCCGTACAACTGGTGACCGGGATGACCAACATTCGTGATGTCATTCCACTGCCAAGAACACCGGGACATGCGGAATTCTGA
- the cdd gene encoding cytidine deaminase, protein MNKNLPLPDDWKRLVKAAREVRCRAYAPYSSYTVGAALRTADGRVFTGCNVENASYGLTICAERVAMCSAVAAGASQPLVICVTVTGPPALCGSCRQFLNEFNPDLCILLDDSTTDCPPEYMVLKDLLPHAFFLKPAGH, encoded by the coding sequence ATGAATAAAAATCTACCGTTGCCGGACGACTGGAAACGACTTGTCAAAGCGGCACGTGAGGTTCGCTGTCGTGCGTATGCTCCTTACTCTTCATATACTGTTGGAGCAGCTCTGCGAACAGCGGATGGTCGGGTATTTACTGGATGTAACGTAGAGAACGCATCATATGGCCTGACGATTTGCGCTGAGCGTGTTGCGATGTGCAGCGCGGTGGCCGCCGGCGCATCGCAGCCACTTGTCATCTGCGTTACCGTTACCGGTCCGCCGGCTCTGTGCGGCAGCTGCCGGCAGTTTCTGAATGAGTTCAATCCGGATTTGTGTATATTGCTGGATGACAGTACTACCGACTGTCCTCCGGAGTACATGGTACTGAAAGATCTGCTGCCACACGCATTTTTTCTGAAGCCCGCTGGTCACTGA
- the arfB gene encoding aminoacyl-tRNA hydrolase codes for MLYVNQSIQIPRTELHFSYTRSSGPGGQNVNKVSTKAVLRWNVRQSPSLPTAVRERFVDRYAARLTKEGHLILQSQKYRDQQRNMEDCLERLKTLILEVASAPVQRRPTRRSRGSTERRLQNKKANSDRKKNRRRPACDD; via the coding sequence ATGCTTTATGTAAACCAGTCCATTCAGATACCTCGTACTGAACTGCACTTCTCCTACACACGCAGTAGCGGTCCGGGGGGACAGAATGTGAACAAGGTCAGTACAAAAGCGGTGCTGCGATGGAATGTTCGTCAAAGTCCGTCGCTGCCGACAGCTGTGCGGGAACGATTTGTCGACCGCTATGCCGCACGTCTGACTAAAGAAGGTCATCTCATACTTCAGAGTCAGAAGTACAGAGATCAGCAGCGCAACATGGAAGACTGCCTCGAACGACTTAAGACACTGATACTTGAAGTCGCGTCAGCACCTGTTCAGCGGCGGCCGACGCGTCGTTCTCGAGGATCAACAGAACGACGACTGCAGAACAAGAAAGCAAATTCAGACCGCAAGAAAAATCGTCGTCGGCCCGCGTGCGACGACTGA